Proteins found in one Miscanthus floridulus cultivar M001 chromosome 4, ASM1932011v1, whole genome shotgun sequence genomic segment:
- the LOC136551954 gene encoding zinc-finger homeodomain protein 1-like isoform X1, with product MDFDDHDDGDEEEMAPMPVSSSYEAPPLAVAGGFGGGVAAPKPPGEPGGGLGLHGGAGGRYRQCLKNHAVGIGGHAVDGCGEFMPAGEEGTLDALRCAACNCHRNFHRKESPATEGFPAALVAYGATPQHHHFSPYYRTPAGAGYFHHHHQPLHHMAHTPRPLALPSSTSPHSGRDDGDDLSLSGMAAGPMSAVGPLTLSGMSLGGGGGAGPSGGWGGSGSGKKRFRTKFTQEQKDKMLAFAERVGWRIQKHDEAAVQQFCDEVCVKRHVLKENYDVPGRRKATRARGGSIAGGRGQPLHLRRYLHHLLC from the exons ATGGACTTCGACGACCACGACGATGGGGACGAGGAGGAGATGGCGCCGATGCCGGTGAGCTCCAGCTACGAGGCCCCGCCTCTGGCAGTGGCAGGTGGGTTTGGTGGCGGCGTGGCGGCGCCCAAGCCGCCCGGCGAGCCCGGCGGCGGCCTTGGCCTCCACGGCGGGGCCGGCGGGAGGTACCGCCAGTGCCTCAAGAACCACGCGGTCGGCATCGGGGGCCACGCCGTGGACGGGTGCGGCGAGTTCATGCCCGCCGGCGAGGAAGGCACGCTGGACGCACTCCGCTGCGCCGCGTGCAACTGCCACCGCAACTTCCACCGCAAGGAGTCCCCCGCCACCGAGGGCTTCCCCGCTGCGCTGGTCGCCTACGGCGCTACGCCGCAGCACCACCACTTCTCCCCGTACTACCGCACCCCGGCCGGGGCCGGgtacttccaccaccaccaccagccgcTCCACCACATGGCGCACACGCCGCGGCCGCTGGCGCTGCCGTCGTCCACGTCCCCCCACAGCGGacgcgacgacggcgacgacctGTCCCTGTCCGGGATGGCCGCCGGGCCCATGTCGGCGGTGGGGCCGCTGACGCTGAGCGGCATGtccctcggcggcggcgggggcgccgGGCCCTCCGGCGGCTGGGGCGGGTCCGGGTCCGGCAAGAAGCGGTTCCGCACAAAGTTCACCCAGGAGCAGAAGGACAAGATGCTGGCGTTCGCGGAGCGCGTCGGGTGGCGCATCCAGAAGCACGACGAGGCCGCCGTGCAGCAGTTCTGCGACGAGGTCTGCGTCAAGCGCCACGTGCTCAAG GAGAACTACGACGTACCAGGACGAAGAAAAGCCACACGAGCGCGCGGTGGATCGATCGCCGGTGGCCGTGGCCAGCCTCTCCATCTCCGGAGGTACCTGCATCATCTTCTTTGTTAG
- the LOC136551954 gene encoding zinc-finger homeodomain protein 1-like isoform X2 yields MDFDDHDDGDEEEMAPMPVSSSYEAPPLAVAGGFGGGVAAPKPPGEPGGGLGLHGGAGGRYRQCLKNHAVGIGGHAVDGCGEFMPAGEEGTLDALRCAACNCHRNFHRKESPATEGFPAALVAYGATPQHHHFSPYYRTPAGAGYFHHHHQPLHHMAHTPRPLALPSSTSPHSGRDDGDDLSLSGMAAGPMSAVGPLTLSGMSLGGGGGAGPSGGWGGSGSGKKRFRTKFTQEQKDKMLAFAERVGWRIQKHDEAAVQQFCDEVCVKRHVLKVWMHNNKHTLGKKP; encoded by the coding sequence ATGGACTTCGACGACCACGACGATGGGGACGAGGAGGAGATGGCGCCGATGCCGGTGAGCTCCAGCTACGAGGCCCCGCCTCTGGCAGTGGCAGGTGGGTTTGGTGGCGGCGTGGCGGCGCCCAAGCCGCCCGGCGAGCCCGGCGGCGGCCTTGGCCTCCACGGCGGGGCCGGCGGGAGGTACCGCCAGTGCCTCAAGAACCACGCGGTCGGCATCGGGGGCCACGCCGTGGACGGGTGCGGCGAGTTCATGCCCGCCGGCGAGGAAGGCACGCTGGACGCACTCCGCTGCGCCGCGTGCAACTGCCACCGCAACTTCCACCGCAAGGAGTCCCCCGCCACCGAGGGCTTCCCCGCTGCGCTGGTCGCCTACGGCGCTACGCCGCAGCACCACCACTTCTCCCCGTACTACCGCACCCCGGCCGGGGCCGGgtacttccaccaccaccaccagccgcTCCACCACATGGCGCACACGCCGCGGCCGCTGGCGCTGCCGTCGTCCACGTCCCCCCACAGCGGacgcgacgacggcgacgacctGTCCCTGTCCGGGATGGCCGCCGGGCCCATGTCGGCGGTGGGGCCGCTGACGCTGAGCGGCATGtccctcggcggcggcgggggcgccgGGCCCTCCGGCGGCTGGGGCGGGTCCGGGTCCGGCAAGAAGCGGTTCCGCACAAAGTTCACCCAGGAGCAGAAGGACAAGATGCTGGCGTTCGCGGAGCGCGTCGGGTGGCGCATCCAGAAGCACGACGAGGCCGCCGTGCAGCAGTTCTGCGACGAGGTCTGCGTCAAGCGCCACGTGCTCAAGGTGTGGatgcacaacaacaagcacacccTCGGCAAGAAGCCGTAG